AAAGTCTATAGATTCTACAGTATAGCCCTTTGCCTCTAGAATTGGTTTTACAGCATCCTTAAAAAGAACGTCATATGGACCTGGAGATGAACCTAGCTTTATTGTTTTCTTTTCAGTTTTCTTCTCCCCTCCAGTACTACTAACCTCCGCTTTCTTTTGGCAAGAAACGAAACCTACTATAGAAATTGCTCCTATTAACATTGCTGCTATCGCTTTTTTTACTATCCTCTTCATCACTTTTCCCCCTTTATTTATTAATGTCTAATTTTCTTTGATATTAGATTTCCAATGTTCTGTATAAACTGAACAACAAAGATTAATATGACTACTGTTATAACCATAACTATAGTATCAAAACGAGCATATCCGTATGATATTGCAAGATCTCCTACTCCCCCTGCACCAACTGTTCCTGCCATTGCAGTTGCACCTATAAGACCTATAGTTGCAGTTGTAATGGAAAGTACCAATGAAGGAAGTGCCTCTGGAAGTAGAAAATATCTAACTACCTGATAGGGAGTTGCACCCATTGCCTGAGAAGTTTCAATAATTCCTCTATCAACCTCTAGTAAAGAGTTCTCAATTAATCGAGCTATATAAGGAGCAATATAAACTATAAGTGGTACTATTGCTGCTTTTATTCCAATAGATGTTCCTACAACTAACTTCGTAAATGGCATTATTGCCACTAACAAAATAATAAAAGGAAGTGATCGAAGTATATTAATTACAAAGTTTAATATGTTGTATATAATTCTATTTTGAAGTATTCCATTTTCCCTTGTTAGCACTAAGGTAACAGCTAATGGAATTGCTATAATAACTCCAATTAAAAGTGAAAAGCTAACCATATACAAAGTATCAACGAACGCCTTTATAAGCTGCTCTGTTGTAATCGTCATTTTAACTCAACCCTTTCTGCATGTATATTTTGGTTTTTAATATATTCAAATGCAGTATTAACATCTTGAAGTTCTCCTTTAAGCCCAATAATAATGTTTGCAAGTGTAGTTTCTTGAAGCTCAGTTACTGTCGCGAACAAGATATTTATATAAACATTAAAGTTTTTTGCTACCTCAGAAATCAATGCCCTTTTTGAGTTTTCACCTATAAACCTTAATCTCACCACAA
This genomic interval from Clostridium cylindrosporum DSM 605 contains the following:
- a CDS encoding methionine ABC transporter permease, whose translation is MTITTEQLIKAFVDTLYMVSFSLLIGVIIAIPLAVTLVLTRENGILQNRIIYNILNFVINILRSLPFIILLVAIMPFTKLVVGTSIGIKAAIVPLIVYIAPYIARLIENSLLEVDRGIIETSQAMGATPYQVVRYFLLPEALPSLVLSITTATIGLIGATAMAGTVGAGGVGDLAISYGYARFDTIVMVITVVILIFVVQFIQNIGNLISKKIRH